One window from the genome of Oryza glaberrima chromosome 3, OglaRS2, whole genome shotgun sequence encodes:
- the LOC127765168 gene encoding reticulon-like protein B16, producing MEAAAGAGLAEAANGGIESSAADPSTSGTASRLSVHRIAGGGKAADIILWKRGRVTIGVIFGATMAWWLFEKSGLSFLTVCSDVLLILIVVQFIRIKVAGLLNKQPRPLPELVLSEEMVSNAAASFRVKVNNMLMIAHDITLGKDFRLFFQVVLLLWLLSVIGNFCSSITLAYFGTIALVTIPALYSKNQEQVDRYAGMVHRNISRHYKIVDENVMSRLPRSFIRDKED from the exons ATGgaagctgccgccggcgccggattgGCGGAGGCAGCGAACGGCGGGATCGAGAGCTCGGCCGCCGACCCCTCCACCTCCGGCACCGCCTCGCGGCTCTCCGTCCAccggatcgccggcggcgggaaaG CTGCTGATATCATCTTATGGAAGCGTGGACGTGTTACAATTGGTGTTATATTTGGCGCTACAATGGCATGGTGGCTGTTTGAGAAATCTGGACTGTCCTTCTTGACAGTTTGCTCTGATGTACTGCTCATTTTGATTGTTGTGCAGTTCATACGGATTAAAGTAGCTGGATTGCTAAATAA GCAACCTAGGCCACTACCTGAGTTAGTTTTATCAGAGGAAATGGTTAGCAATGCTGCAGCTTCATTCCGTGTTAAAGTCAACAACATGCTGATGATCGCACATGACATTACTCTTGGCAAGGACTTTCGACTCTTTTTCCAG GTTGTGTTGCTCCTATGGCTGTTATCTGTTATTGGCAATTTCTGCTCGTCTATTACTCTTGCTTACTTTG GAACCATTGCTTTGGTCACAATACCTGCATTATACAGTAAGAACCAGGAGCAAGTTGATAGGTATGCTGGGATGGTCCACAGGAACATATCAAGGCATTACAAGATTGTCGACGAAAATGTGATGAGCAGGCTACCAAGAAGCTTTATCAGAGATAAAGAGGATTGA